In one Streptomyces sp. T12 genomic region, the following are encoded:
- a CDS encoding DUF2330 domain-containing protein — MAGLLRGGVRRRARSRALTLVLTLLALQLGQLVAPAWACGCGAMVPADARRVTVGREESVVRWDGTREQVVMRLTVRGDAERVAWIMPVPGRATVRLGDPDLFDELHDVTAPVHRDRYHFWPQDGDWPLVTGDGTAGGPRGPRFGAGRTPAVNVVGRQRLGPFDVARLTATDPGALGGWLDSNGFALPARLAGALRPYVQKRWEYVAVKLAPDSTGEPLTGTLDPLHLTFRADEPVYPMRLSRLAETRQSLGLYVLAAHRMEPASRIGGERPRVTYAGRVTAKSGPLAELAAGTPFLTAIGQEFPHPERISGDHVLHRAADDTFQQVIYEDRLRTVAGVPAWLLTVTGGPALVVATAAVFAVRRSRRPEAPAPAPIG, encoded by the coding sequence ATGGCCGGCTTACTGCGGGGAGGGGTACGGAGGCGGGCCCGAAGCCGAGCTCTCACCCTCGTCCTGACACTGCTCGCCCTTCAGCTCGGACAGCTCGTGGCGCCCGCCTGGGCGTGCGGCTGCGGGGCCATGGTGCCCGCCGACGCACGACGCGTGACGGTCGGCCGTGAGGAGTCCGTGGTCCGCTGGGACGGGACGCGCGAGCAGGTCGTGATGCGGCTGACCGTCCGTGGGGACGCCGAGCGGGTCGCGTGGATCATGCCGGTGCCGGGGCGGGCGACGGTCCGGCTCGGCGACCCGGACCTCTTCGACGAACTGCACGACGTCACCGCGCCCGTGCACCGCGACCGGTACCACTTCTGGCCCCAGGACGGTGACTGGCCCCTGGTGACCGGCGACGGCACGGCCGGCGGCCCGCGCGGGCCCCGGTTCGGCGCCGGACGTACCCCTGCCGTGAACGTGGTCGGCCGGCAGCGGCTCGGCCCCTTCGACGTGGCCCGGCTGACCGCCACCGACCCGGGCGCGCTCGGCGGCTGGCTGGACAGCAACGGCTTCGCCCTGCCGGCCCGCCTGGCCGGCGCCCTGCGGCCGTACGTCCAAAAGCGGTGGGAGTACGTCGCCGTGAAGCTGGCCCCCGACAGCACCGGCGAGCCGCTGACCGGCACCCTGGACCCGCTGCACCTCACCTTCCGGGCCGATGAGCCGGTCTACCCGATGCGCCTGTCCCGCCTCGCCGAGACCCGGCAGTCACTGGGCCTGTACGTCCTGGCCGCGCACCGCATGGAACCGGCGTCCCGCATCGGTGGCGAACGCCCCCGCGTCACCTACGCCGGCCGGGTGACGGCGAAGTCCGGCCCGCTGGCCGAGCTGGCGGCCGGCACCCCGTTCCTGACCGCGATCGGCCAGGAGTTCCCGCACCCCGAGCGGATCTCCGGCGACCACGTGCTGCACCGGGCGGCCGACGACACCTTCCAGCAGGTGATCTACGAGGACCGGCTGCGCACGGTGGCCGGTGTCCCGGCGTGGCTGCTGACGGTGACGGGCGGGCCCGCCCTGGTCGTGGCGACGGCAGCGGTGTTCGCCGTACGACGGTCCCGGCGACCGGAGGCACCGGCGCCTGCGCCGATCGGCTGA
- a CDS encoding O-methyltransferase has product MSESQLWDDVDEYFSAHLSPEDDTLQAALRDSDAAELPHINVTAPLGKFLHLLAQIQGARNILEIGTLGGYSTIWLARALPADGRLISLEYSAKNAEVATRNIARAGLDRIVEVRVGPALESLPKLADENPAPFDLVFIDADKANNPHYVDWALRLTSTGSLIIVDNVVRGGRVADADSTAPDIRGTRAAIELIGSHPRLSGTAIQTVGGKGYDGFALARVLA; this is encoded by the coding sequence ATGAGCGAGTCGCAGCTCTGGGACGACGTCGACGAGTACTTCTCCGCCCACCTCTCCCCCGAGGACGACACCCTCCAGGCAGCCCTGCGCGACAGCGACGCGGCCGAGCTCCCGCACATCAACGTCACCGCGCCCTTGGGCAAGTTCCTCCATCTCCTGGCCCAGATCCAGGGCGCCCGCAACATCCTGGAGATCGGCACGCTCGGCGGCTACAGCACCATCTGGCTGGCCCGCGCCCTGCCCGCCGACGGCCGCCTGATCTCGCTGGAGTACAGCGCCAAGAACGCCGAGGTCGCCACCCGCAACATCGCGCGGGCGGGCCTGGACAGGATCGTCGAGGTGCGGGTCGGGCCGGCCCTGGAGTCGCTGCCCAAGCTGGCCGACGAGAACCCGGCCCCCTTCGACCTGGTCTTCATCGACGCCGACAAGGCCAACAACCCTCACTACGTCGACTGGGCCCTCAGGCTCACGAGCACCGGCAGCCTGATCATCGTGGACAACGTGGTGCGCGGCGGCCGGGTCGCCGACGCGGACAGCACCGCGCCGGACATCCGGGGCACCCGCGCCGCCATCGAACTGATCGGCAGCCACCCGAGGTTGAGCGGCACGGCGATCCAGACGGTGGGCGGCAAGGGCTACGACGGCTTCGCCCTGGCGCGGGTGCTGGCGTAA
- a CDS encoding DUF1992 domain-containing protein produces MTERKPPGVPFESWVDKQIHDAQARGDFDRLPGAGKPLPNDLESPYDELWWVKRKMAREGLSVLPPALALRKEAEDALTAAYAAPTERLARKIITDVNVKIRDMLLKPPPGPPLGRKPYDVEEVVREWRERREAASGRRADASDV; encoded by the coding sequence ATGACCGAGCGAAAGCCCCCCGGTGTCCCGTTCGAGTCCTGGGTCGACAAGCAGATTCACGACGCGCAGGCGCGCGGCGACTTCGACAGACTGCCCGGAGCGGGCAAACCCCTGCCGAACGATCTGGAATCCCCGTACGACGAACTGTGGTGGGTCAAACGCAAGATGGCCCGCGAGGGCCTGTCGGTCCTGCCCCCGGCGCTGGCCCTGCGCAAGGAGGCGGAGGACGCGCTGACGGCGGCGTACGCGGCGCCGACGGAGCGGCTCGCCCGGAAGATCATCACGGACGTGAACGTCAAGATCCGCGACATGCTGCTGAAGCCGCCCCCCGGCCCGCCCCTGGGCCGCAAGCCGTACGACGTCGAAGAGGTCGTACGCGAGTGGCGGGAGCGCCGGGAGGCGGCGAGCGGTCGGCGGGCGGACGCCTCAGACGTGTAG
- a CDS encoding GNAT family N-acetyltransferase, which yields MTWTVAPEPHDSPTATALWRAYYTEVSDRYYLLHEGRRTDPAELEREIAAHAWDELQPPKGTLLVARYAGEPAGSAGVRLLDADTAELKRVFLHEPMRGKGGGQTLVRAAEATARSLGATRMILDTRHDLTEARTLYTRLGYEETAPHNDDIYAEHWFSKDLA from the coding sequence ATGACCTGGACCGTCGCCCCGGAACCCCACGACTCCCCCACCGCCACCGCTCTCTGGCGGGCGTACTACACGGAGGTCAGCGACCGCTACTACCTCCTGCACGAGGGACGCCGTACCGACCCGGCCGAGCTGGAACGCGAGATCGCCGCGCACGCTTGGGACGAACTCCAGCCGCCGAAAGGCACGTTGCTGGTGGCCCGCTACGCGGGCGAGCCGGCCGGTTCAGCAGGCGTACGCCTCCTCGACGCGGACACCGCCGAACTGAAGCGGGTCTTCCTCCACGAGCCGATGCGCGGCAAGGGAGGCGGCCAGACCCTCGTACGAGCCGCCGAGGCCACGGCCCGCTCCCTCGGCGCCACCCGCATGATCCTGGACACCCGCCACGACCTGACGGAGGCCCGCACCCTGTACACCAGACTCGGCTACGAGGAGACGGCCCCCCACAACGACGACATCTACGCCGAGCACTGGTTCAGCAAGGACCTCGCTTAG
- a CDS encoding MDR family MFS transporter encodes MAGDAHGMTGNVRDAQPPKRGVEAHENVPGNVLVSIGALLLGMLLAALDQTIVSTALPTIVSDLGGMDHLSWVVTAYLLASTAATPLWGKLGDQYGRKRLFQIAIVIFLVGSALCGMAQDMAQLIAFRAVQGLGGGGLIVLSMAIVGDIVPPRERGRYQGLFGAVFGASSVLGPLLGGVFTEHLSWRWVFYVNLPVGIVALAVIATVLRIPRRSTRHVIDYLGTLLIASVATCLVLVASLGGTTWGWGSAQTVGLVVLGVVLSFAFVAVERRAAEPVLPLKLFRVRTFTLSAVISFIVGFAMFGAMTYLPTFLQVVQGVSPTMSGVHMLPMVVGMLLSSTGSGQIVSRTGRWKVFPIAGTGVTTLGLLLLHQLDMDSSTWEMSVYFFVFGLGLGLVMQVLVLIVQNAVSYADLGVATSGATFFRSIGASFGVAIFGTIFANRLDDQLVEAFRGARLPAGVSLEGLEADPRDIAQLPAALRPAALEAYATSITDVFLYAAPVALVGFVLAWLLREDKLRGSVTAPDVTETLASNPVERSSYDEVCRALSVLGTREGRREVYRKITERAGYDLLPAASWLLLRIKKYGWVEPAVLAERSAVPLPVILDAARQVEGRRLAVREGLDLVLTDRGREVAERLARVREESFAELLGDWWGPDRPTDLVQLVKELNEELCGSDREQPGASGG; translated from the coding sequence ATGGCCGGGGACGCGCACGGTATGACGGGAAATGTGCGTGACGCGCAGCCCCCGAAGCGGGGAGTCGAGGCGCACGAGAACGTGCCCGGCAACGTCCTCGTCTCCATCGGCGCACTGCTTCTCGGCATGCTCCTCGCCGCGCTCGACCAGACCATCGTGTCCACCGCGCTGCCGACCATCGTCAGCGACCTCGGCGGCATGGATCACCTGTCGTGGGTCGTGACCGCGTATCTGCTGGCGTCCACCGCCGCGACACCGCTGTGGGGCAAGCTCGGTGACCAGTACGGGCGCAAACGGCTCTTCCAGATCGCGATCGTGATCTTCCTCGTCGGTTCCGCGCTGTGCGGCATGGCGCAGGACATGGCTCAGCTCATCGCCTTCCGGGCCGTGCAGGGGCTCGGCGGAGGCGGGCTCATCGTGCTGTCCATGGCGATCGTCGGCGACATCGTCCCGCCTCGTGAACGTGGGCGGTATCAGGGGCTGTTCGGTGCCGTGTTCGGGGCCAGCAGTGTGCTGGGGCCGTTGCTCGGCGGGGTGTTCACCGAGCATCTGAGCTGGCGGTGGGTGTTCTACGTCAACCTTCCCGTCGGCATCGTCGCCCTGGCCGTCATCGCCACCGTCCTGCGCATTCCGCGCAGGTCGACGCGGCATGTCATCGACTACCTCGGTACGCTCCTCATCGCCTCCGTCGCCACCTGCCTGGTGCTGGTGGCCTCCCTCGGGGGCACGACGTGGGGCTGGGGGTCGGCGCAGACCGTCGGGCTCGTCGTCCTCGGGGTGGTGCTCTCCTTCGCTTTCGTCGCCGTGGAGCGCAGGGCTGCGGAACCCGTGCTGCCGCTCAAGCTGTTCCGCGTGCGGACCTTCACGCTCTCCGCGGTCATCAGCTTCATCGTCGGGTTCGCCATGTTCGGCGCGATGACCTATCTGCCGACGTTTCTCCAGGTCGTGCAGGGGGTCAGCCCGACCATGTCCGGTGTGCACATGCTGCCGATGGTCGTCGGCATGCTGCTGTCGTCCACCGGGTCCGGGCAGATCGTCAGCCGTACCGGGCGCTGGAAGGTGTTCCCGATCGCCGGGACCGGGGTCACGACGCTGGGTCTGCTGCTGCTCCATCAGCTCGACATGGACAGCTCCACCTGGGAGATGAGCGTCTACTTCTTCGTCTTCGGGCTGGGGCTCGGGCTGGTCATGCAGGTGCTGGTGCTGATCGTGCAGAACGCCGTCTCGTACGCGGATCTCGGCGTCGCCACCTCCGGGGCGACCTTCTTCCGGTCCATCGGGGCCTCGTTCGGCGTCGCCATCTTCGGCACGATCTTCGCCAATCGGCTCGATGACCAGCTGGTGGAGGCGTTCCGCGGAGCCCGGCTTCCGGCCGGTGTCTCGCTGGAAGGGCTCGAAGCGGACCCGCGCGACATCGCCCAGCTGCCGGCTGCGCTGCGGCCGGCCGCGCTGGAGGCGTATGCGACCTCGATCACCGACGTGTTCCTGTACGCCGCTCCTGTGGCGCTGGTGGGGTTCGTACTGGCCTGGCTGCTGCGTGAGGACAAGCTGCGGGGGTCCGTGACCGCCCCTGACGTGACCGAGACGCTGGCCAGCAACCCCGTCGAGCGGTCGTCGTACGACGAGGTGTGCCGGGCGTTGTCCGTGCTCGGTACGCGGGAGGGGCGGCGCGAGGTGTACCGGAAGATCACCGAGCGGGCCGGGTACGACCTGCTGCCCGCGGCCAGTTGGCTGCTGCTGCGGATCAAGAAGTACGGCTGGGTGGAGCCGGCGGTGCTCGCCGAGCGCAGCGCTGTGCCGCTGCCGGTGATTCTTGACGCCGCTCGGCAGGTGGAGGGGCGGCGGTTGGCTGTCCGTGAAGGGCTTGACCTTGTGCTGACGGACAGGGGGCGGGAGGTGGCCGAGCGGTTGGCTCGGGTGCGGGAGGAGTCGTTCGCCGAGTTGCTGGGGGACTGGTGGGGGCCGGATCGGCCTACCGATCTGGTCCAGTTGGTGAAGGAGCTGAATGAGGAGCTGTGCGGGTCGGATCGTGAGCAGCCGGGTGCCTCCGGCGGTTGA
- a CDS encoding peptidoglycan-binding protein, translating to MSEALRDARTAEAAAAEDFDPLRIRPYVELEGDGETMPLRAIPPTAPTPAPPTTDPTSTLPTPLSPPATTPSARDLSLFEPDTAVYEEDDRDRTRRARAGHRRTRTALLGVGGALVAVLAAAGLASGLFTYETPSRDTALPDDVRASVPVPSTSEASEEPAPTLTSTRPAPPPAPPSPTQSASPSPSPSRSSMSPTPSRSTEPTTAPPTAEATDSQEESAAALAPEPPTLSRGDRGPEVTELELRLTQLGLYTRKADGNYNEGVEDAVSRYQWARGVQPEEYGVYDLATREKLESETTEP from the coding sequence GTGTCAGAGGCCCTGCGCGATGCCCGTACGGCGGAGGCGGCCGCGGCGGAGGACTTCGATCCCCTGCGGATACGCCCGTACGTGGAGCTGGAGGGCGACGGCGAAACGATGCCCTTACGGGCGATACCGCCGACGGCACCGACGCCCGCCCCGCCCACCACCGATCCGACCTCGACGCTCCCCACCCCCCTGTCCCCACCGGCGACGACACCGAGCGCACGGGACCTGAGCCTGTTCGAGCCGGACACGGCCGTGTACGAGGAAGACGACAGGGACAGGACTCGGCGCGCGAGGGCCGGCCACCGCCGTACGCGTACGGCCCTGCTGGGAGTGGGCGGAGCGCTCGTGGCCGTGCTGGCGGCGGCCGGCTTGGCGAGCGGCCTGTTCACGTACGAGACGCCGTCACGGGACACGGCACTGCCGGACGACGTACGGGCGAGCGTCCCGGTCCCGTCGACGAGCGAGGCCTCCGAGGAGCCCGCACCGACCTTGACGTCGACACGACCGGCACCGCCGCCCGCGCCCCCGTCGCCCACGCAGAGCGCGTCCCCCTCACCCTCCCCGTCGAGGTCGAGCATGTCCCCGACACCATCACGCTCGACCGAACCCACGACGGCGCCGCCGACAGCCGAAGCCACGGACTCCCAGGAGGAATCCGCCGCCGCCCTGGCACCCGAACCCCCCACCCTCAGCCGCGGCGACCGGGGCCCCGAGGTCACGGAACTGGAACTCCGCCTGACTCAACTCGGCCTCTACACGAGGAAGGCCGACGGCAACTACAACGAGGGCGTCGAGGACGCGGTCAGCAGGTACCAGTGGGCACGGGGAGTCCAGCCGGAGGAATACGGGGTGTACGACCTGGCGACGAGGGAGAAGCTGGAGTCGGAGACGACGGAACCGTGA
- a CDS encoding HAD family hydrolase, with protein sequence MPATTVPATPTVLTARALLLDMDGTLVNSDAVVERIWRRWAERHGLDGDEVMKVVHGRQGYASMALLLPDRPMEQNHADNARMLAEETADVAGVVPIPGAPEFLASLRGLPHALVTSADVALSTARMAAAGLELPEVRVTAESVGASKPDPEGFLKGAAELGVAPADCVVFEDSAAGIEAGRSAGMRVVGVGPRAGLHGPDVVVADLRQVRVEAAAGGEIRLYVG encoded by the coding sequence ATGCCGGCCACCACCGTGCCCGCCACGCCCACTGTGCTCACCGCCCGTGCCCTCCTGCTCGACATGGACGGAACCCTCGTCAACTCCGACGCCGTCGTGGAACGGATCTGGCGTCGCTGGGCCGAGCGGCACGGGCTGGACGGGGACGAGGTGATGAAGGTCGTGCACGGGCGGCAGGGGTACGCCTCGATGGCGCTGTTGCTGCCCGACCGGCCGATGGAGCAGAACCACGCGGACAACGCGCGCATGCTCGCCGAGGAGACGGCGGATGTGGCGGGCGTGGTGCCGATTCCGGGGGCGCCGGAGTTTCTGGCCTCGCTGCGGGGGTTGCCGCATGCGCTCGTGACGTCGGCCGACGTTGCGCTGTCCACGGCGCGGATGGCTGCGGCCGGGCTGGAGCTGCCGGAGGTGCGGGTGACCGCGGAGTCGGTGGGCGCGAGCAAGCCCGACCCGGAGGGGTTCCTGAAGGGGGCTGCCGAGCTGGGGGTCGCGCCGGCGGACTGCGTCGTCTTCGAGGACTCGGCTGCCGGGATCGAGGCGGGGCGCTCCGCGGGGATGCGGGTGGTGGGGGTCGGGCCGCGGGCCGGGCTTCATGGGCCGGATGTGGTCGTGGCCGACCTGCGGCAGGTACGGGTCGAGGCTGCGGCGGGTGGGGAGATCCGGCTGTACGTCGGCTAG
- a CDS encoding TMEM165/GDT1 family protein, producing MISFTVTAVVFGVVFLAELPDKTALAGLVLGTRYRASYVFAGVATAFAVHVALAVAAGSVLTLLPQQIVHALTGVLFLGGAAVLLMKGDEDEEEVRKPENQSFWKVSGAGFMLILVAEFGDLTQIMTANLAARYDDPLSVGLGAVLALWAVAGIGIVGGKALMRRVPLRLITKVAALVMLGLGVWSLWEAIAG from the coding sequence TTGATCAGCTTCACCGTGACGGCGGTCGTCTTCGGCGTCGTCTTCCTCGCCGAACTGCCCGACAAGACCGCGCTGGCCGGGCTCGTCCTCGGTACGCGCTATCGCGCCTCCTACGTCTTCGCCGGTGTCGCCACCGCGTTCGCGGTGCATGTGGCGCTGGCCGTGGCGGCCGGCAGCGTACTGACGCTGTTGCCGCAGCAGATCGTGCACGCGCTGACGGGTGTGCTGTTCCTGGGCGGCGCGGCGGTGCTGCTCATGAAGGGGGACGAGGACGAGGAGGAGGTCCGCAAGCCGGAGAACCAGTCCTTCTGGAAGGTGTCCGGGGCCGGGTTCATGCTCATCCTGGTCGCCGAGTTCGGGGATCTGACGCAGATCATGACGGCGAACCTCGCGGCGCGTTACGACGATCCGCTGTCGGTCGGGCTCGGTGCGGTGCTGGCGCTGTGGGCCGTGGCGGGGATCGGGATCGTCGGGGGGAAGGCGCTGATGCGTCGGGTACCGCTGCGGCTGATCACCAAGGTGGCGGCGCTGGTGATGCTGGGGCTCGGGGTGTGGAGCCTGTGGGAGGCGATCGCCGGGTGA
- a CDS encoding HNH endonuclease family protein: MSKFYARRRVSILAALTGVIASVGLFNGPTASAALPTPVSASTARTYLASLTVATEDRTGYDRDLFPHWITQSGTCNTREVVLKRDGTNVVQDSSCAATSGSWYSVYDGATWTAASDLDIDHLVPLAEAWDSGASGWTTSRRQAFANDLTRPQLIAVTDNVNQAKGDQDPATWMPSVSSYRCTYVRAWVQVKYYYDLSVDSAEKSALTNYLASC; the protein is encoded by the coding sequence ATGTCGAAGTTCTACGCGCGTCGACGCGTCAGCATACTCGCGGCGCTGACCGGTGTCATAGCCTCCGTCGGGCTTTTCAACGGCCCGACCGCCTCCGCCGCGCTCCCCACCCCCGTCAGCGCCTCCACCGCCCGCACCTACCTCGCCTCGCTCACCGTGGCCACCGAGGACCGCACCGGCTACGACCGCGACCTCTTCCCGCACTGGATCACCCAGTCCGGCACCTGCAACACCCGCGAGGTCGTCCTCAAGCGCGACGGCACGAACGTCGTCCAGGACTCCTCCTGCGCCGCCACCAGCGGCAGCTGGTACTCCGTCTACGACGGCGCCACCTGGACCGCCGCCTCCGACCTCGACATCGACCACCTCGTCCCGCTGGCCGAGGCCTGGGACTCCGGCGCCTCCGGCTGGACCACCTCCCGGCGCCAGGCCTTCGCCAACGACCTGACCCGCCCGCAGCTGATCGCCGTCACCGACAACGTCAACCAGGCCAAGGGCGACCAGGACCCGGCCACCTGGATGCCGTCGGTCAGCTCGTACCGCTGCACCTACGTGCGCGCCTGGGTCCAGGTGAAGTACTACTACGACCTCTCGGTCGACTCGGCCGAGAAGAGCGCGCTGACGAACTACCTCGCGAGCTGCTGA
- a CDS encoding alkaline phosphatase D family protein — protein sequence MAELRLGPLLRYADGSSATVWVEASRPCAAEVRGADGSGGEARTFQIAGHHYALVPVTGLTPGTTTPYEVLLDGTRVWPLPGSPFPDSVIRTPSPTLDFARAGGAPIGDPVRLAFGSCRWAAPPAGEKDPVGPDALDTLAARLAADPDGERPDVLVLLGDQVYADETSKATRRWLAARRDLSEPPGDEVADYEEYTHLYYESWLDPEVRWLLSTVPSCMIFDDHDVIDDWNTSAAWLADMRATPWWRERLLSGLMSYWVHQHLGNLSPDELAADPLYAAVRETPDGTDLLRSFVCEADVEPSSVRWSYRRDFGRVRLLMVDTRAARVLDEDARSMLDPGEARWLREQALDGRGSYDHLLIGTSLPWLLPHLVHDAEAWNAALCRGERGERWARFGEDLRRRADLEHWAAFPSSFDALAELIAEAGSGAGAPATVCVLSGDVHHAYVAEPTWPAGKGPDARVFQLTCSPVHNAIHLAIRLGFRFGWSGAARVLGRWFAGHGGCPRPPIDWRRTGGPWFGNQLMTLTLRGRSARLRLEQARAGRGAGAGGSAGGGAGAAEAAGARLRTVAESELAP from the coding sequence GTGGCCGAACTGCGCCTGGGACCACTGCTGAGGTACGCCGACGGCTCGTCCGCGACCGTCTGGGTCGAGGCGAGCCGTCCCTGCGCCGCCGAGGTGCGCGGCGCGGACGGCTCCGGCGGCGAGGCGCGCACCTTTCAGATCGCGGGTCATCACTACGCCCTGGTGCCGGTGACCGGCCTCACCCCGGGGACGACGACGCCGTACGAGGTCCTCCTCGACGGCACGCGCGTGTGGCCGCTGCCCGGCTCCCCGTTCCCGGACTCCGTCATCCGCACCCCCTCCCCCACTCTCGACTTCGCTCGAGCGGGAGGTGCCCCCATCGGCGACCCCGTCCGCCTCGCCTTCGGCTCCTGCCGCTGGGCCGCGCCGCCGGCCGGTGAGAAGGACCCGGTCGGCCCGGACGCCCTGGACACGCTGGCCGCCCGGCTCGCGGCCGACCCCGACGGCGAACGGCCGGACGTACTGGTGCTGCTGGGCGACCAGGTGTACGCCGACGAGACCTCCAAGGCGACCAGGCGGTGGCTGGCCGCCCGCCGCGATCTGAGCGAGCCGCCGGGCGACGAGGTCGCGGACTACGAGGAGTACACCCACCTCTACTACGAGTCCTGGCTCGACCCCGAGGTGCGCTGGCTGCTCTCCACCGTGCCCAGCTGCATGATCTTCGACGACCACGACGTCATCGACGACTGGAACACCTCCGCCGCCTGGCTCGCCGACATGCGGGCCACCCCGTGGTGGCGGGAGCGGCTGCTGAGCGGGCTGATGTCGTACTGGGTGCACCAGCACCTCGGAAATCTGTCGCCGGACGAGCTGGCCGCCGACCCGCTCTACGCCGCCGTACGCGAAACCCCCGACGGCACCGACCTGTTGCGCTCCTTCGTCTGCGAGGCGGACGTCGAACCGTCCTCCGTCCGCTGGAGCTACCGGCGCGACTTCGGCCGCGTACGGCTGCTGATGGTGGACACGCGGGCGGCCCGGGTGCTCGACGAGGACGCGCGCTCCATGCTCGACCCGGGCGAGGCGCGGTGGCTGCGCGAGCAGGCGCTCGACGGGAGGGGTTCCTACGACCACCTCCTCATCGGCACCTCCCTGCCCTGGCTGCTGCCGCATCTGGTGCACGACGCCGAGGCGTGGAACGCGGCCCTGTGCCGGGGCGAGCGCGGGGAGCGCTGGGCGCGGTTCGGGGAGGATCTGCGGCGGCGGGCGGATCTGGAGCACTGGGCGGCGTTCCCGTCGTCCTTCGACGCGCTGGCGGAGCTGATCGCCGAGGCCGGGTCGGGGGCGGGGGCGCCGGCGACGGTGTGTGTGCTGTCGGGGGATGTGCATCACGCGTACGTGGCCGAGCCGACCTGGCCGGCGGGGAAGGGGCCGGACGCCCGCGTCTTCCAGCTGACCTGCTCGCCCGTCCACAACGCCATCCACCTGGCGATCCGGCTCGGCTTCCGCTTCGGCTGGAGCGGGGCGGCCCGGGTGCTCGGCCGGTGGTTCGCGGGACACGGGGGCTGTCCACGGCCGCCGATCGACTGGCGCCGGACGGGCGGGCCCTGGTTCGGCAACCAGCTCATGACGCTGACGCTGCGCGGTCGTTCGGCACGGCTGCGGCTGGAGCAGGCACGGGCGGGGCGGGGTGCGGGGGCGGGTGGGAGTGCCGGTGGGGGCGCGGGGGCTGCGGAGGCTGCGGGGGCGCGGTTGCGGACGGTGGCGGAGTCCGAACTCGCCCCGTAA